actatttttattattatttatcaatttgtttaaattattttattattattactattagcattattattactttttataatatattgttatttattattttattaatattatttttattattaattgtatacatttgttaaataatgtttattaatattttattatttaatcatatttgtttatattattgttactgttaGTATTATTCTTACGTATTATTacgtttattttttgttattatttttattgttttgttttttaattaacattattttaattattttaataataatattgttttattcttattaatattattttattgattttgttttctattatgatttttaatgtcttattttattgatattattttttaattattatttaataatcatttaataatttatatttttataatattatagttactattagtattattattatttctcattattacttatttttatttatctttttgttattgtttttttaattaatattattttaattattttggttgtatattatgattatgattatttattacttaattaatatgtttattaatattattttttgtttatattataatgatgattattatttattactgacatcattaattaattaattgtatttattcttCTGGTTTAAAGGACCAGACGGTGGATTTACTGAACGATGGATCTCTTCTTGCTCTCGTCTGGTTGGTGCATCTTTGACCTTCCTGGCGTGactttgttgtatttatttttctgtcGGATGTTTTCTGTGTGTTTCGCGTCCGTGTATCTGTGACACTGTCTGGGTTCCagtgcatgttttatttctCGATGTGCTGAAGCGAGCGAGATCCTTCAGCGTATCGTTCATTACTCGCCGTGCTGATGAAGCTTCAGACCTGCGCTGCTCGTTTCTGCTTCCTCTCCAGCTGCTCCTGTTTCATTCTTCTGCTTCTGGTCATGACTCCACCTCCAGCATCTCTGACCTTCTCATCCACCACGTTGGGTTCCTCTGGAGTGTTTTTGGGGTGGTTCTCGTATCTGCTCAGCCTGCCCGGCTCTGTTTCTTCCTTCTCCTGATCCACCCGGAGCTGCTGTGCTAGCGTGGAGCTTCTCGTTTGGCGTCTCTGTTCTTTATTTCTGGTCTCGTGAGTAATTTCACGTAACTGCAGTGAGACGGATCCCGTCCTCACGCTGCTGCTTCTCAAAGTTCTTCCTCCATCGTTTCCTCCTGGCTGATCTGAGCTTAATTCCTTCTTTACTGGAGTGACGTTTTCACCTGGTACGTTAGCCACTGATGGACCACAGCTTCCTTTTACCTTCCTGCTTGGGCGTGTATTAATGCTGAGGGTTTTTTCTGACCCTTCACTCTTAAAATGCACTTTTTTGGTTCCCTCACTGCTGGACGTTGTGGTTTCTCCTCCAACATCTTGGTTTCCCACTAATGTTTTAAAGCTTCTTGTTATTCTTCTGCACACATTTATATTGGAGCTGCTGTTTGAGGAGGTAACCAGAATCTTTAGGTTCTCCTGGTTTGTCCTGTTTTTCTTGGGTTTTGCTGAAACAAGGTTTGCATGTTTAGGTGGACCTGATTGTAGGCTTCTTCTGGTCCTTCTTGTGTCCATCATTAAGACTTTACAATCATTATTTGGTTCTTGTTTGCTCGCTCCATCTGATCTCTGGGATCCATCCTGATGTTTCTTAGCTCCAGAGCTTTCTACTTTCACTGATTGAGACATCAGACCTTCTCTAGAGTCTTTAGGAACATTCCGTAACTTCTGGGCCCATGACTTTTCTTGCCTATAAGATGCTTTTGCTAAGGGGACAGTTGACTGATCACTTGACTTGTCATCTGCATCTTTAGTAAACACACTTGGGTTTTTGGTTTCTTCTGTTGGAACCAGAACCTCGTGTGTACTGGATTCAACTTGTGGAATATCGACAGTTGGAGCTTTCTGGGCTGGACTGTTGgatagctcctgtgtctctgtgCAGAGGACGGTCCGACGTTGACGTGCTCCATGGAAGGAAACCTTTGAAGGATCTACCACCGTGGTTACGAAGGCTGCAACCAAATCTGGACAGGATTCTCTCATTGGAACAGAGATGCGCTCTGGATCGTCGACTTGTGGACTGGAACCAGTAACTGCATGACTCTGACCTGACTCTCGTCCGAGGATGGACTGGCCTTGAGGCACCTTGTTAAAAACACAAGTCTTTGGAGTCACCACTAGTTGGGATGTTTCCTCAGCTAGATTTggcttatttttatgtattgccTTCGTGACGTCACTTGGCTCCTCAACATGGACAGCCTGGGACCGAGTTGCTTTGAGAATCACTTTGTGAAGTGATCTGGTTCTGTCCTTACTTGGATTTGCTGACTGAAAGTAAGTAGACGACACTTTGAAGTCACCGGATTCTGTGCCGGAGCAGCGGGTCGTGATCTGGGCTCTGTCGGCCACTTTAGCGTCCTCACAAGGCTGACCTGATCGAGACTTCCAAAGGGAGTAAGGGAGTTCACCAGGACTATGACTCTTTGGTGATTTCTTTGGTGACGTGGAGATCATTAGCGCCTGAATTGACCGTACGGCCAAACTAGTTGGACTGACGGAGGAGTTCGTTAGGTGGTCTGCACCTTCCTCGACGTTGGCTTCAATGGAACTAGTCTCTACGTTCTCAGTTGACGTCTCGTTGTTGTAAAGAGGACTGAGGATTCCTTGAGGCTCTTTAGATGTAGGGGAGTCTTGAGCAAAGTACGAGGGGTCGGAGAGCAGTTTCAGAATTTGACAAATGGCCGCTTCTTCCTCTGTCGGCCCAAGGGTTTCTCGTACGCCAACCGCCCTCTTgctttgctttttctttttaccaGGCTTTGCTTTGGCGTCGACTACCGTGGTCTCGGAGCCATCTGTTGGAGAAACAAATAATTTTTTGGGCttcatctttcttcttcttgtCTGAGCCACCCTGTCAGTGTTTTTAGAGTTATTGGGGGTCGACTGTGGCTCAGTCAACCTGGACTGGCAGGATTGATAAGGCATCACACGCTCGGAATTAAGGTTGTCAGGTTTTGCTCCCGTAGCTTGTGATTCGGGAGTTTGTGTTTGTTGACTGCTTTCTCCAGCAAGGTGAGCATCCTGAGGAGTCAGGCTGGCTTGAAAGGCACCATGGGGGATATGTTGAAGTAGGACAGGATTAATGAAAGAACCCATCCAGAACCCTTGAGGATCACTGAGGTAGAGTGGAACCACCTGAAGGCCAGGCGACAGTGTAGGAATCCGGGGCGATAAGTGATAAGGCAGGAGACTCTGTGGACTTGACAGTAGAGTTCCTCCGTACGTGGGCTTTCGTAGCTCACGTGGTTCATCCTTTGAGACGCTTGTTGATGGTCTTCCGAAGTCGGGAACATTAAAGTTGGAAACAAGTGGACGAGCAGGCTGACTAGGTCTGGCCTGGAGTCCGTCGCAGGTTTGTGGTGGTGGATCAGGTGCTAGTGGATTTGAAGTGACGGCAGCCACAGCAGCAGGTACATCCCATGTACTGTCCTGGAGAACATGATCAAGGTTTACAGGTTGGGTACAGGAATACTCTGGTACTATGAATATGTAAAGATTTATGAAGATGTAAAAGTACTAACAGGAGCCGGTGGCTGCATCAGAAGGTCAGTGGTACTGGGATCTGATAGTAGGGAGCATAGAAATGCCATGTCTATTTCATCCTCGACCTGCTAGAGAAAAGAATCAGAGTGATTAGAAGCTTCTGCTTCATTCAAGACTTTCAAGATTTCTGCCCTGAGATTCATTCATGTTACCTAACGCACCTTCCACCCTGAAAACAAACAAGAATTGTCTTTTGGGGGCAGTAGTACACCCAAGAAAAGGTACGATAGTGGTGTGCTATCGATCTGGCCGTCATCTTGGCTGTGCCAGAGGAAGGGAGGTTGCCAAGGTTCCTTGTTGCTGCTGCAATGGGGAAAAATCCCATTCGGACCTTCTGTCCTTAAGACACGGCCAACTGTTGTGAACTCTCCGTGGTGAGGAGCTGGCATGTTGGACCACTAAGTCACCCAAGCGCCTGGCATTGGCATTTTTAAAACTATAGTGTGGTAAAAGGGTGACCAAGGTTGCTTAGGTGTAGGCAGAAATTGTCCTTTCTGGGTGGGATGGATTAAGGAGCTGCCAATTAGCCATGGGGTAGGAATTTGTGGTTTTAAGATTATGTAAGTTGGGAGATACGTCTTTGTAACCCTCAAAAGTACAACAGTTACTTAAGGTCCTGGTGAATGATTCCCTTCCACTGCTCCCGTTGAgcgtcgccacagcggatcatttcTTTTGGTCCCGTTTTTATGCcagaatgcccttcctgatcccgaaccctccctatttatctgggcttgggacctgcactaagggtgcactttTGTGTGTCAACACATTGCCCAGGTTCTCGTAATGCGATgagccttctgtatttgtgagtctCAAGATCCCAGATTCAAACCCTCGGAACTCAGATCATTCGTGTCACGGAGATGTACCCTAAATAAGGATTAACTTTCTCTAGGTCAGCATCAATCTTGGAGGAGCACTACCCAAGGTGAGTTGGTAGTAGGACAAACTTGATGCCCTGCAGGTCGGACACCTTCAGGGATTGACCAACCAATGAATTGTGAATGAGCTATAATAGTACAGAACCTTTGCAGGTCCCACCACAGTGGTACTTGAAAAGTATAAGATAGAAAATAAGTGTTTGGTTTTTTAGACCTTGGTTATGAACTCCTGGCTGCAAAGCTCGTTAAGATACTGTGCAAATGTTCCTCCATCCGTCTCCAGATTCACCTCGTTAACCAACACGTCTGCTCCTTGAGCTTTTTCAGACCATTCTTTAACTTCTGCTTCAAATTCTTTCAGGATCTCTCTGTACTTCAGTAGTTCTGCTTCATCAGGCTTCTGTGCTCTGGTATCTGCACCTTCAGGGAGAACGTTTAGAGTTTAGGTCTTCAGTTCTTGTGTTTATTGAAGCTACAGTATTGAATTGATGTTCTCTGTGGTTTGAACTTGCCTGAATCGCCtgccttttgttttgtttgtctttCGGATACGAGCTGCTGGACACCATCAGACTCTTCGTCCACCCCCATGAGTCTCAATTCCATCTTTTCAAAGTCTAAGAACCTGGAGGAACACAGGTTATCTGTTCTAGATCTTTCTACATCTGCACTTTACTTTCTAGACTAGACATAAATGAAAGGTGCTACTGACGTCTGAGCCATGTGGTAATAATCCATACGATCCGAGTTGGAACACGTCTTCCACTCCGACACGGCGACTCTCACCGCCGTGCAGAACGGGAGGTTCAGCGATTGTGACGTGAGGGACTGGACCACCGGTCTGAAAGACAAGGGGCCACATATTTCATGGCGGTGTTCTTCATTGTCCAAAAAACCTTCTCATCAGTGAGATTTCACTACAGTTGGCGTCTTCTATGTGCCCATATAAACCTGTTTAATAAGTGCATGGAACTGGTCATTTTGTCAAGGTCAGGGCGACCCAAACCAATCTGTTGATGAGAATTTTTCTGGATGGTCAGATCCAAGAACCAACACAAAAGGTAAATCAGAAGCTGCTGGGATGAAGGCAttgctgtccacagtcaagcaagcttaaaGAGCACAATTGGGATGTGAAGCTCGATTGACTATGGACAGTGTGACCTGTCCAGCAGCTTCTACCTGACCATCCTGACAAACTTGAT
The sequence above is drawn from the Trichomycterus rosablanca isolate fTriRos1 chromosome 14, fTriRos1.hap1, whole genome shotgun sequence genome and encodes:
- the LOC134326865 gene encoding uncharacterized protein LOC134326865, with the protein product MNPVPDSAISSPALEEKEQSTLENISAMEQILTPNHAGNKPTRELSGEGPDVGLSDLRSSPGITGKSVLDLVEPELTTADPTTSVEPKDPGATSLDIDEDPAISLEHPEEPASTPSRPCEPTHPSTFSGMEGPEDQHLNPPQTDKFPKIQLCEDSFKSLKTSQKTSENPVQPNVQSKLSKWLQRNDLEPVSEEKLHERQEKYDPEPSSTDIFLDWLKKNDLKPEELISFHEPLHEASLQVPEHPAQPQLPSVLSEWLEENNLVLICEDVPPVSESSGEDGALFKWLEKTDLKPASEDVPSVPEPGGRYADNLEPSGEDALFEWLEKIDLDPASEHSLAEWLKRHDLELAGEGIVSSRLEKSHLEPSREDDGSKWLKRNDPKPNCKEDGVQCSPLYSFETTMLSGQNPQFGAVVVPQLVSTSTQTPLVGSNQGSQMAKNQNLNPQPACQFSPGPLRYLHLNAHHEPSFLMSNHLKNFPPALDPNLQPILHPKPLLPPPPPFIPHARFYPAFQHHTSPQGPQIHLHSIPTPSMFSSSCPSPLHLDLHTQQANRNYRLWQMYCRLARFFCSSSPDLEALACFLIPVVQSLTSQSLNLPFCTAVRVAVSEWKTCSNSDRMDYYHMAQTFLDFEKMELRLMGVDEESDGVQQLVSERQTKQKAGDSGADTRAQKPDEAELLKYREILKEFEAEVKEWSEKAQGADVLVNEVNLETDGGTFAQYLNELCSQEFITKQVEDEIDMAFLCSLLSDPSTTDLLMQPPAPDSTWDVPAAVAAVTSNPLAPDPPPQTCDGLQARPSQPARPLVSNFNVPDFGRPSTSVSKDEPRELRKPTYGGTLLSSPQSLLPYHLSPRIPTLSPGLQVVPLYLSDPQGFWMGSFINPVLLQHIPHGAFQASLTPQDAHLAGESSQQTQTPESQATGAKPDNLNSERVMPYQSCQSRLTEPQSTPNNSKNTDRVAQTRRRKMKPKKLFVSPTDGSETTVVDAKAKPGKKKKQSKRAVGVRETLGPTEEEAAICQILKLLSDPSYFAQDSPTSKEPQGILSPLYNNETSTENVETSSIEANVEEGADHLTNSSVSPTSLAVRSIQALMISTSPKKSPKSHSPGELPYSLWKSRSGQPCEDAKVADRAQITTRCSGTESGDFKVSSTYFQSANPSKDRTRSLHKVILKATRSQAVHVEEPSDVTKAIHKNKPNLAEETSQLVVTPKTCVFNKVPQGQSILGRESGQSHAVTGSSPQVDDPERISVPMRESCPDLVAAFVTTVVDPSKVSFHGARQRRTVLCTETQELSNSPAQKAPTVDIPQVESSTHEVLVPTEETKNPSVFTKDADDKSSDQSTVPLAKASYRQEKSWAQKLRNVPKDSREGLMSQSVKVESSGAKKHQDGSQRSDGASKQEPNNDCKVLMMDTRRTRRSLQSGPPKHANLVSAKPKKNRTNQENLKILVTSSNSSSNINVCRRITRSFKTLVGNQDVGGETTTSSSEGTKKVHFKSEGSEKTLSINTRPSRKVKGSCGPSVANVPGENVTPVKKELSSDQPGGNDGGRTLRSSSVRTGSVSLQLREITHETRNKEQRRQTRSSTLAQQLRVDQEKEETEPGRLSRYENHPKNTPEEPNVVDEKVRDAGGGVMTRSRRMKQEQLERKQKRAAQV